The following are encoded together in the Desulfococcus multivorans genome:
- a CDS encoding M48 family metallopeptidase yields the protein MLSNLFPFSQPFFSDAGNRLATRSDSRRTPLIRRMQPFRGHINAFKKQLAILTVVIIGIQSIHIGSAAGITIQEEETLGKEFMKLAVRQYRLIDDPAVARYVNRVGRKILAQLPPQPFQYRFYVIREDVYNAFAGPAGNIFINSGLIEAMDNEDELAGILAHEITHVKARHISQRIERASRIQWATLAGMVAGIFLGVGGGAEAGGALTIGSAAATQSAFLAYSRQDEIQADELGIDILTAAGYSGFGMMTMLKKIRDKQWFGASDVPSYLMTHPAVDDRLAYLDTWIQGHPEALTIIKRRDNSEFRRVRTRLIAAYGNPALALKQMAASLKIHPDDAMVLHGYGIALARNDRPGEGIGFVRKALEKKPFDAVMLKDLGEIAFMDGQYDAARKALEGSKGIDPNDFETFFLLGRTQLEQGEYLQSSESFKTVLEKQPNSIRALFYLGEAYGKAGRMGDAHYYLGRYHHARRDFKNAAFHLRQVIKHSEDPIQKAEAEELLSQAKKEQTEEEKSKEEAPADKNSRIRRNQRNRETPFNSDQNGRTAW from the coding sequence TTGTTATCCAATCTTTTTCCTTTTTCCCAGCCCTTCTTTTCCGATGCCGGCAACCGTTTAGCGACCAGGAGCGACTCACGGCGCACCCCCTTGATTCGACGAATGCAGCCTTTCAGGGGACACATAAATGCGTTCAAAAAACAACTGGCGATTCTGACGGTTGTCATTATCGGCATTCAGAGCATTCATATCGGTTCCGCCGCCGGCATCACGATCCAGGAGGAGGAGACCCTCGGTAAGGAGTTCATGAAATTGGCCGTCCGACAATACCGACTCATCGATGATCCCGCCGTTGCAAGGTACGTCAACCGGGTCGGCCGAAAAATTCTGGCCCAGCTTCCACCCCAGCCGTTCCAGTACCGTTTTTACGTTATCCGGGAGGATGTCTACAACGCCTTTGCCGGACCGGCCGGCAATATTTTTATCAACAGCGGCCTGATCGAGGCTATGGACAATGAGGATGAACTCGCCGGTATTCTGGCCCACGAGATTACCCACGTCAAGGCGCGCCACATTAGCCAGAGAATCGAGCGGGCATCCCGGATTCAGTGGGCCACCTTGGCAGGCATGGTAGCCGGTATCTTCCTGGGCGTCGGGGGCGGCGCGGAAGCGGGCGGCGCGCTCACCATCGGATCGGCGGCCGCCACCCAGTCGGCATTTCTGGCCTACAGTCGCCAGGATGAAATTCAGGCGGACGAATTGGGTATCGATATCTTGACGGCCGCCGGCTACAGCGGTTTCGGTATGATGACCATGCTCAAGAAAATACGGGACAAGCAGTGGTTTGGTGCGTCGGACGTTCCCTCTTACCTGATGACGCACCCGGCTGTTGACGATCGCCTCGCCTATCTGGATACGTGGATCCAGGGCCATCCCGAGGCGCTGACGATCATAAAGCGACGCGACAACTCCGAATTCCGCCGGGTGCGAACCCGCTTGATCGCCGCTTACGGGAACCCTGCCCTGGCCCTGAAACAAATGGCCGCATCTCTTAAAATACATCCGGATGATGCGATGGTCCTCCACGGCTACGGCATTGCCCTGGCCCGAAACGATCGCCCCGGAGAAGGTATCGGTTTCGTCAGAAAAGCCCTGGAGAAAAAACCCTTTGACGCCGTCATGTTGAAGGATCTGGGGGAAATCGCCTTCATGGACGGACAGTACGACGCCGCCCGAAAGGCATTGGAAGGCAGCAAGGGTATCGATCCCAACGATTTTGAGACGTTCTTCCTGTTGGGACGAACGCAACTCGAACAAGGGGAGTATCTCCAGTCGTCGGAATCCTTTAAAACCGTTCTCGAAAAACAGCCCAACTCCATTCGGGCGCTCTTTTATCTGGGAGAGGCTTACGGAAAAGCAGGCAGAATGGGCGATGCCCATTATTATCTTGGACGCTACCACCATGCGCGGCGCGATTTCAAAAACGCCGCCTTCCATCTCCGTCAGGTGATCAAGCATTCCGAGGATCCCATCCAGAAAGCCGAGGCCGAAGAGTTGTTGTCCCAGGCAAAAAAGGAGCAGACCGAGGAGGAGAAGTCGAAGGAGGAGGCTCCCGCCGACAAGAATTCAAGAATCCGACGAAACCAGCGAAATCGGGAGACGCCCTTCAATTCCGATCAAAATGGGAGAACTGCATGGTAA
- a CDS encoding ParA family protein yields MTQIICIANQKGGVGKTTTAVNLSAALALSEKRTLLIDCDPQANATTGLGIDKNDLTKTLYHGLIGEADAESLIIGSEIDNLSLLPSRVELIGFEVEMMNEREREHSLKKLIRSVADRYDYIIIDCPPSLSLLTLNAMAAADTLLIPLQCEFYALEGLGQLLQTKELINAGINPGLSILGILLTMLDKRTNLSHQVAEEAMKYFKGKERVFNTSIPRNVRLGEAPSFGKPILLYDAASMGAKSYLALAKEIIDG; encoded by the coding sequence ATGACACAGATAATATGCATCGCCAATCAAAAAGGCGGGGTCGGCAAAACCACCACCGCCGTCAATTTGTCGGCAGCCTTGGCTTTGTCGGAGAAACGGACGCTTTTGATAGACTGCGATCCCCAGGCCAATGCCACCACGGGCCTGGGGATCGACAAAAATGATCTGACAAAAACCCTCTATCATGGTTTGATCGGCGAAGCGGATGCCGAGAGCCTCATCATTGGCTCCGAGATCGATAACCTGAGCCTCCTGCCGTCCCGTGTGGAGCTGATCGGCTTCGAAGTGGAGATGATGAACGAGCGTGAGCGTGAACATTCCCTCAAAAAGCTCATCCGAAGCGTTGCCGACAGGTATGATTACATCATCATCGATTGCCCGCCTTCCCTCAGCCTCCTGACCCTCAACGCCATGGCGGCGGCCGACACGCTTCTGATTCCGCTGCAGTGTGAGTTCTATGCCTTGGAGGGTCTGGGGCAGCTCCTGCAGACCAAGGAATTGATAAACGCCGGCATCAATCCCGGCCTGTCTATATTAGGCATTCTGCTGACCATGCTCGACAAAAGGACCAATCTTTCCCACCAGGTCGCCGAGGAGGCGATGAAATATTTTAAAGGGAAAGAGCGCGTTTTCAATACCAGCATTCCCCGAAATGTACGGCTGGGGGAGGCGCCCAGCTTCGGGAAGCCCATTCTGCTATACGACGCTGCTTCCATGGGTGCAAAAAGCTATCTTGCCTTGGCGAAAGAGATTATCGATGGTTGA
- a CDS encoding ParB/RepB/Spo0J family partition protein: MVENGDVLGDKSEGQSETSSKKRKKMALGKGLGALIPKMEASSPPSVDGKYFKCDLHRILPNRYQPRRRFSEEDLRELSASIKEQGIIQPLVVRESGGGYELIAGERRFRAAKMAGLAQVPVVVKSLPSEGLLEMSLVENIQRENLNPIEESDAYHRLMTEFGLNQEQVAVRVGKSRPAVANFLRLRQLPEEIRSAMVEGRFSMGHAKAVLGLDNPAHQRDIFQLVITKDLSVRETEILVNRLKAVQKDPESPEPSSEDIYFASVAEDLSRRLGTKVQIKRRGRRGKMMIEFYTDEDLDRLLEIFGGD, translated from the coding sequence ATGGTTGAGAACGGCGACGTGCTGGGAGATAAATCAGAGGGACAATCCGAAACATCTTCAAAGAAGCGTAAAAAGATGGCACTCGGCAAGGGTCTGGGGGCGCTGATTCCCAAAATGGAGGCCTCATCACCGCCCTCTGTTGACGGGAAATATTTCAAATGTGACCTCCACCGGATTCTGCCCAACCGGTATCAACCTCGCCGACGGTTCTCCGAAGAGGACCTCAGGGAACTCTCTGCTTCTATCAAGGAACAGGGCATCATTCAACCGCTGGTGGTTCGCGAGAGCGGGGGCGGGTATGAACTGATTGCCGGTGAGCGACGATTTCGGGCTGCGAAAATGGCGGGCCTGGCCCAGGTACCGGTGGTGGTGAAAAGCCTGCCGTCGGAAGGGCTTCTGGAGATGTCCCTTGTGGAAAACATCCAGCGAGAGAATCTCAACCCCATTGAAGAATCGGACGCCTATCACCGCTTGATGACGGAATTCGGACTCAACCAGGAGCAGGTGGCCGTGCGCGTGGGAAAGAGCCGACCCGCCGTGGCCAATTTTCTGAGACTCCGGCAACTCCCCGAGGAGATTCGATCGGCGATGGTGGAGGGGCGGTTCAGCATGGGACATGCCAAAGCCGTTTTAGGTCTTGATAACCCCGCCCATCAGCGGGATATATTTCAGTTGGTGATCACAAAAGACCTGTCGGTCCGGGAAACGGAAATCTTGGTCAATCGGCTGAAGGCGGTTCAAAAAGATCCGGAATCCCCTGAACCGAGTTCCGAGGATATCTATTTCGCCAGTGTCGCGGAGGACCTTTCCCGAAGACTGGGCACTAAGGTCCAGATCAAACGTCGCGGACGTCGAGGCAAAATGATGATCGAGTTCTATACGGATGAAGATCTTGATCGTCTTCTTGAAATTTTTGGTGGTGATTGA
- the ispH gene encoding 4-hydroxy-3-methylbut-2-enyl diphosphate reductase, which translates to MKISVARNAGFCMGVQRAVEMALDASHRYPPPIYTYGPLIHNPQVLKLLDEKGISVMNEIPEKGSGTVLIRAHGVPPDTKTRLESAGYTVIDATCPRVIKVQAIIQKHAREGFASIIVGDRDHPEVIGLLGYAGSNGHVVGRLHDLDTLPAFDKAIIVAQTTQNVHFFEAVKKWAQKHHPGYKVFETICGSTEQRQNETQRLAKEVDAVIVVGGRNSGNTQRLVEIVKDAGKPVCHIETESDLDMELLRSVKHIGITAGASTPNWIIKRIYRIIEALPLENEKVWKRRLFMAQRFALATNLYIAVGAGALCYACSVLQNVRTPFPYILISSLYVLSMHTLNNLTGLREARYNNPDLAVFFETHKSKMILLALSSGAIGLFVAAGMGILPFVLLLIMTLMGLSYNLQIVPDSVPNARYRSIRDIPGSKTLLISLAWGMVTALFPILAATGTVAWATIFTFIWSVAMVFVRTAFFEVLDMQGDQIVGKNTIPILLGKKQTLALLRLILLFVFVMLFLSVVFGVLPGLALALILCPIYLAVVMAFHRRAYIRPGIRLEFLTESQFLLAGLITLIWRIGFRG; encoded by the coding sequence ATGAAAATATCCGTCGCCAGAAACGCGGGGTTCTGTATGGGGGTTCAACGGGCCGTCGAGATGGCGCTGGATGCCTCCCATCGTTATCCCCCTCCGATCTATACCTACGGTCCTCTGATCCATAATCCTCAGGTTTTGAAGCTGCTGGATGAAAAGGGAATTTCGGTTATGAATGAAATTCCCGAAAAAGGATCCGGGACGGTCCTGATCCGGGCCCACGGTGTTCCACCCGATACCAAGACACGACTCGAATCCGCCGGCTATACGGTTATCGATGCCACCTGCCCGAGGGTCATCAAGGTCCAGGCCATCATTCAGAAGCATGCCCGGGAAGGTTTCGCCTCGATTATCGTCGGAGATCGGGATCACCCCGAGGTTATCGGTCTTTTGGGATATGCCGGATCGAACGGCCACGTGGTGGGAAGGCTCCACGACCTGGATACCCTGCCTGCGTTCGACAAGGCCATCATCGTGGCCCAGACCACTCAGAACGTTCATTTCTTCGAGGCCGTCAAAAAGTGGGCCCAAAAGCATCATCCCGGTTACAAGGTTTTTGAAACCATCTGCGGCTCGACGGAACAGCGCCAGAATGAAACCCAACGACTGGCCAAAGAGGTCGATGCGGTGATCGTTGTGGGTGGCCGGAATAGCGGGAACACTCAGCGGTTGGTCGAGATCGTAAAGGATGCGGGTAAGCCGGTGTGCCATATCGAAACCGAGAGCGATCTGGATATGGAACTCCTGCGGTCTGTAAAACACATCGGTATTACCGCCGGAGCCTCCACACCCAACTGGATCATCAAGCGGATTTACCGGATTATCGAGGCCCTTCCCCTGGAAAATGAAAAAGTCTGGAAGCGTCGCCTCTTCATGGCTCAGCGTTTCGCCCTCGCTACCAACCTTTACATCGCCGTCGGCGCCGGTGCCCTTTGTTATGCCTGTTCGGTGCTTCAAAATGTCCGCACCCCATTTCCATATATCCTGATTTCAAGCCTTTATGTTCTTTCCATGCACACCCTGAACAATCTCACGGGATTGAGGGAGGCGCGATACAACAATCCCGACCTGGCCGTCTTTTTCGAAACCCACAAGTCGAAGATGATTCTTCTGGCCCTTTCGTCGGGGGCTATCGGGCTTTTCGTGGCGGCCGGCATGGGGATATTGCCTTTCGTTCTCCTGCTGATCATGACGCTCATGGGTCTTTCTTACAATCTTCAGATCGTCCCGGACAGCGTCCCCAACGCCAGATATCGGTCCATTCGTGACATTCCCGGCTCCAAAACCCTTCTTATCTCGCTTGCCTGGGGCATGGTGACGGCCCTGTTTCCCATTTTAGCCGCCACCGGAACCGTCGCATGGGCCACTATTTTTACATTTATCTGGTCCGTAGCCATGGTCTTCGTTCGAACGGCATTTTTCGAGGTGCTGGACATGCAGGGCGACCAGATCGTCGGAAAGAATACCATACCGATTCTGCTGGGAAAGAAGCAGACCTTGGCTCTGCTGCGGTTGATCCTGCTCTTTGTCTTCGTTATGTTGTTCCTGTCGGTGGTCTTCGGTGTTCTGCCGGGTTTGGCGCTGGCCCTGATTCTTTGCCCCATCTATCTGGCGGTGGTCATGGCGTTTCATCGGCGGGCGTACATTCGCCCGGGGATTCGGCTGGAGTTTTTAACCGAGTCACAATTCCTCCTGGCAGGCCTGATCACCCTGATATGGCGTATCGGATTTCGCGGCTGA
- the plsY gene encoding glycerol-3-phosphate 1-O-acyltransferase PlsY, whose product MSIADTVCFLVLPLFAYALGSVPWGVVLTRTFTAVDIRTSGSGNIGATNVRRTAGTAWGILTLVLDVLKGWVPTFLAVYFVGTGGISKDLYVAVVLLAAFTGHLFPLYTKGKGGGKGVATAGGCFLAVSPAAVAAAVSIFLLLIFLTRRVSAGSLAAAALIPAVLWKFNHSLVFTAAGVLVAAGIFIRHRENIRRLAAGKEPPL is encoded by the coding sequence ATGTCCATCGCCGATACCGTCTGTTTTCTGGTACTGCCGCTCTTCGCCTATGCCCTGGGGTCTGTTCCCTGGGGAGTCGTCTTGACCCGGACGTTCACCGCCGTGGATATCCGGACGTCGGGCAGCGGCAATATCGGCGCCACCAACGTGCGTCGAACCGCCGGAACAGCCTGGGGTATACTGACACTGGTCCTCGATGTCCTGAAAGGCTGGGTGCCCACATTTCTGGCCGTATACTTTGTCGGAACGGGCGGGATTTCCAAAGATCTCTATGTCGCCGTTGTGCTTCTCGCCGCTTTTACAGGGCATCTTTTCCCTCTTTACACGAAAGGCAAAGGCGGTGGAAAAGGCGTGGCCACCGCAGGCGGATGCTTTCTGGCGGTCTCGCCGGCGGCCGTCGCTGCGGCCGTTTCAATTTTTCTGCTGCTGATCTTCCTGACACGACGGGTATCGGCAGGATCTCTGGCTGCTGCGGCGCTGATTCCCGCAGTTCTCTGGAAATTCAACCACTCCCTCGTTTTCACCGCTGCCGGCGTCTTGGTTGCCGCAGGCATATTTATCCGTCACCGGGAAAATATCCGTCGCCTGGCGGCAGGTAAAGAGCCTCCCTTGTAA
- a CDS encoding Smr/MutS family protein gives MKDRIISMPIEDVLDLHTFQPKEVFNLLEDYFEACIQNGIFSVRVIHGKGRGILRQRVRSILERHPMVEWYGDAALDSGGWGATRVKLKSRI, from the coding sequence GTGAAAGACCGTATCATTTCAATGCCCATAGAGGATGTTCTGGACCTGCATACGTTTCAGCCCAAAGAAGTTTTTAATTTACTGGAGGACTATTTCGAGGCCTGTATTCAGAACGGTATTTTTTCGGTCAGGGTCATTCACGGGAAGGGCCGCGGTATTCTCAGACAGCGGGTTCGCTCCATACTGGAACGGCATCCCATGGTCGAATGGTACGGCGATGCGGCTCTGGACAGCGGCGGTTGGGGAGCCACCCGGGTTAAACTGAAATCCCGGATATGA
- a CDS encoding response regulator, protein MTMAFVMLVDDEVPFVETMTKRLEKRGIDITTAFSGKEALEKLDQNSKIEVVILDVKMPEMDGIETLRQIKMKFPLVEVIMLTGHATVESGLDGMKLGAFDYLMKPCDMDVLIAKVDEAATKKRKHEEKILEARVKEITSRRT, encoded by the coding sequence ATGACAATGGCATTTGTGATGCTTGTGGACGACGAAGTCCCGTTTGTGGAAACTATGACCAAACGCCTGGAAAAAAGAGGGATCGATATCACCACTGCGTTCAGCGGAAAGGAGGCGCTCGAGAAACTGGATCAGAACAGCAAGATCGAGGTCGTCATCCTCGACGTAAAGATGCCCGAAATGGACGGTATCGAAACGCTACGGCAGATCAAGATGAAATTCCCGCTGGTGGAAGTCATCATGCTGACGGGCCACGCCACCGTTGAATCCGGGCTTGACGGTATGAAATTGGGAGCGTTCGATTATCTTATGAAGCCCTGCGACATGGATGTGCTGATTGCCAAGGTGGATGAAGCTGCGACCAAGAAGCGCAAGCATGAGGAAAAGATCCTGGAGGCCCGGGTTAAGGAGATTACAAGCCGCCGTACCTGA
- a CDS encoding SLC13 family permease, translating to MASDAAAVPNANSTNWKKILFILLGVFLFMIVYYSPMWPDAVDPTGKAFSLSKEGKGAIAVFLLAGTWWVFEVVPIGVTSLAIGVLQVLFMIRPANVAFKDFMDPSVLFIFGSIVIGLVFTKTGLTRRLAYKMLMIVGEKTSMIYLGCFFVTAALTHIMAHTAVAATIYPLLVAIYSLYGEGDKPTKFGKGLFMGMAYVAGAGSVVTLLGAARGAVALGFFKDIMKQEIGFFELSYYMFPVGWLMVALLWGFFMIVCKPEKKTIPGLKDRARKLNADLGKITKKEIVAAVIVGSVILILGASAVMKSAIPGFVPPDKTGIILISTILFFVFGILDINDLEEIPWNIILLFAGAMSIGFCLWETGAAEWLAINWLTIFKESNWFVFVMGIAFFVMIMTNFIMNVAAIAISLPVALVIAPYLNVAGEVILFASLVVAGMPFLLLVGAAPNAIAYDSKQFTTGEFFLYGIPASILLMLLTGFAVYILWPIMGMSIRLG from the coding sequence ATGGCAAGCGACGCTGCGGCAGTACCAAATGCAAACAGCACCAACTGGAAAAAGATTCTGTTCATTCTGCTCGGTGTATTTCTGTTCATGATCGTTTATTACTCCCCCATGTGGCCCGATGCCGTCGATCCCACCGGCAAGGCGTTTTCCCTCAGCAAGGAAGGCAAGGGCGCCATCGCCGTATTCCTGCTGGCCGGCACCTGGTGGGTGTTCGAAGTGGTTCCCATCGGCGTCACGAGCCTTGCCATCGGCGTTCTCCAGGTGCTGTTCATGATCCGGCCGGCCAACGTCGCATTCAAGGATTTCATGGACCCGTCGGTTCTCTTCATCTTCGGGTCCATCGTCATCGGTCTGGTTTTCACCAAAACCGGGCTGACCCGCAGGCTTGCCTATAAGATGCTGATGATTGTCGGCGAAAAGACAAGCATGATCTACCTGGGATGCTTTTTCGTCACGGCCGCCTTGACGCACATCATGGCCCATACGGCGGTGGCGGCCACCATCTATCCCCTTCTCGTGGCCATATACTCCCTCTACGGCGAAGGCGACAAACCGACCAAGTTCGGCAAAGGGCTTTTTATGGGCATGGCCTATGTCGCCGGCGCCGGTTCCGTCGTTACCCTCCTGGGCGCGGCGCGAGGGGCCGTGGCGTTGGGATTTTTCAAGGATATCATGAAGCAGGAGATCGGATTTTTCGAGCTCTCCTACTACATGTTTCCAGTGGGATGGCTCATGGTTGCGCTGCTCTGGGGATTTTTCATGATCGTTTGCAAGCCCGAGAAGAAAACCATCCCAGGGCTCAAGGATCGGGCCAGGAAGCTGAACGCCGATTTGGGGAAAATCACGAAAAAAGAGATTGTCGCCGCCGTTATCGTCGGCTCCGTTATCCTGATATTGGGGGCTTCGGCCGTCATGAAAAGCGCCATTCCCGGATTTGTTCCGCCCGACAAAACCGGCATCATCCTGATCTCCACCATTCTTTTCTTCGTCTTCGGCATTCTCGACATCAACGACCTGGAGGAGATCCCCTGGAACATCATTCTCCTCTTCGCCGGCGCCATGAGCATCGGTTTCTGCCTCTGGGAGACGGGCGCCGCCGAATGGCTGGCCATCAACTGGCTGACCATCTTCAAGGAGTCCAACTGGTTCGTCTTCGTGATGGGAATCGCCTTCTTCGTCATGATTATGACGAACTTCATTATGAACGTGGCCGCCATCGCCATCTCGCTGCCGGTGGCTCTGGTCATCGCGCCCTATCTCAACGTGGCCGGCGAGGTGATCCTTTTCGCCTCACTGGTCGTGGCCGGCATGCCGTTTCTGCTTCTGGTGGGTGCGGCCCCCAACGCCATCGCCTACGACTCCAAGCAGTTCACAACGGGCGAATTCTTCCTTTACGGCATTCCGGCGAGCATCCTGCTGATGCTGTTGACGGGTTTTGCGGTATATATCCTGTGGCCTATCATGGGGATGTCGATCCGGCTGGGATAG
- a CDS encoding HPP family protein yields MKTQFVKDLMVPLSEYATVSKDATLAEAVKALRDAQKVFDPNKYRHRAILVLDEKKNVIGKLSLICILRALEPKYDEMISDKRPMHLGFTRQFQKAMLEQLRLWEAPLKDICKKAADIKVENFMVRPDEGECVEKDASLNEAIHQFVMGHHQSLLVTEDKRIIGILRLTDVFTKISDMIIACNI; encoded by the coding sequence GTGAAAACCCAATTCGTTAAAGACTTGATGGTTCCGCTTTCGGAATATGCCACCGTATCCAAAGACGCAACGTTGGCCGAGGCCGTGAAAGCGTTGAGAGACGCCCAGAAGGTATTCGACCCAAACAAATACCGCCATAGAGCTATCCTGGTGTTGGACGAAAAGAAAAACGTCATTGGAAAACTCAGCCTGATCTGCATCCTTCGGGCCCTCGAACCCAAATATGATGAAATGATATCAGACAAGCGGCCGATGCACCTCGGCTTCACACGCCAGTTCCAAAAAGCCATGCTGGAACAGCTGCGGCTTTGGGAAGCACCGCTCAAGGACATCTGCAAGAAAGCGGCGGATATCAAGGTTGAAAATTTTATGGTGAGGCCCGACGAAGGGGAATGTGTCGAAAAGGACGCCTCTCTGAACGAAGCCATCCATCAGTTTGTCATGGGACACCATCAATCCCTTCTGGTAACGGAGGACAAACGCATCATCGGCATTTTACGACTGACGGACGTATTTACAAAGATCAGCGACATGATCATCGCCTGCAACATTTAG
- a CDS encoding CBS domain-containing protein: MRSNRTIENFMHPLHHYYAIQGDENVGDALHLIAKAASKGKMPCLLVIGKNRQARETVIGSLSSREIVFGIMGHFLKSAGKIGPILWEGRLETEMPTAASRRVADIMTPVSACIGGSQDIMEAVFLLNKHRATFLPVIRQQEVVGGIHLDDILNRFIQMVSL; the protein is encoded by the coding sequence ATGCGTTCCAATCGAACTATCGAGAACTTTATGCATCCCCTGCATCATTACTACGCGATCCAAGGGGATGAAAATGTCGGAGACGCCCTTCACTTGATCGCAAAGGCTGCATCGAAGGGTAAGATGCCCTGCCTCCTCGTAATCGGAAAAAACCGGCAAGCCAGGGAAACCGTGATCGGATCCCTGTCGTCCCGAGAGATCGTCTTCGGAATCATGGGTCATTTTCTGAAAAGCGCCGGAAAAATCGGCCCGATTCTCTGGGAGGGTCGCCTGGAAACAGAAATGCCGACAGCGGCTTCAAGACGAGTGGCCGACATTATGACCCCCGTTTCGGCCTGCATCGGCGGTTCCCAGGACATTATGGAGGCCGTCTTTCTGCTGAACAAGCACCGAGCCACTTTTCTGCCCGTAATCCGGCAACAGGAGGTCGTTGGGGGCATCCATCTGGATGATATCCTGAATCGATTTATTCAGATGGTGTCCCTTTAA
- a CDS encoding sigma-54 interaction domain-containing protein: protein MKTRYTFPECAERSVLDEFILGCDIMAEIMAVIRQVALYDVNVLLAGESGTGKEMLAKIIHLQSPRAEHPFIPVNCGILSGMMFEDKLFGHEKGAFTGAVEQKIGCFESAHRGTLFLDEVAELPLDNQIDFLRVLEDFRFMRIGGNEMIEVDVRVISATNKDLKGEIKKGLFREDLFYRLQVIPIYLPPLRDRRNAIPGMVSHFLNQFEALYNKPKPVLHPEVIDLFVRYDWPGNVRELKNMMERIFIISTNKTIHVDDLPPDFLWHFRESTETMDLAEVRKKAETGAILEALHRARGDREKASRMLGISPRTLRHKVQKYDIRIDRIGGTFPDP, encoded by the coding sequence ATGAAAACCCGTTACACTTTCCCCGAATGCGCCGAGCGATCGGTTTTAGATGAATTTATCCTCGGTTGTGATATCATGGCGGAGATCATGGCCGTGATCCGGCAGGTGGCCCTCTATGATGTCAATGTCCTGTTGGCAGGCGAGAGCGGTACGGGGAAGGAGATGTTGGCGAAGATCATTCACCTTCAGAGCCCCCGGGCGGAGCATCCGTTTATTCCCGTCAACTGCGGCATCCTTTCCGGTATGATGTTCGAGGACAAGCTTTTTGGCCATGAAAAAGGGGCGTTCACCGGAGCGGTCGAACAGAAGATCGGTTGTTTCGAATCGGCGCACCGGGGAACCCTTTTTCTGGATGAAGTCGCGGAACTGCCCCTCGACAATCAGATCGATTTTCTTCGCGTTCTCGAGGATTTTCGTTTCATGCGGATCGGCGGCAACGAGATGATCGAGGTGGACGTCCGCGTGATTTCCGCGACCAACAAGGATCTCAAGGGAGAGATCAAAAAAGGACTTTTCCGGGAAGATCTCTTTTATCGCCTGCAGGTGATTCCCATCTACCTGCCCCCCCTGCGCGATCGCAGAAACGCCATCCCCGGGATGGTCTCCCATTTCCTCAACCAGTTCGAAGCCCTTTACAACAAGCCCAAACCCGTGCTTCATCCCGAGGTCATCGATCTTTTCGTACGGTATGACTGGCCCGGAAATGTCCGGGAACTCAAGAATATGATGGAGCGGATCTTTATCATCAGCACCAACAAGACCATCCACGTTGATGATCTTCCCCCTGATTTTTTGTGGCATTTCCGAGAATCGACGGAAACGATGGACCTGGCCGAGGTTCGAAAGAAGGCGGAGACCGGGGCGATTCTGGAGGCGCTGCACCGTGCCCGGGGCGACCGGGAAAAGGCGTCCAGGATGCTTGGAATCAGTCCCCGGACGCTCAGACACAAGGTCCAGAAATACGATATCAGGATCGACAGGATCGGCGGCACCTTTCCGGACCCTTGA